One Acetobacter oryzoeni genomic window, CCGGGGATAATAGCCTGATCCCCAATAATGAAGGTGGGTGTTCCTTCCAGATTGATGGAGCGGGCCAAGGCAACATTTTTTGCCAATGCTGTGGTGACGGCTGAGCTTTTCATATCCTTCACCAACTTGTCTGTATCCAGTCCTGCCTGACGTGCTGCATTTCGGATTCGATCCATCCCCGGGGCAGAAGAATCCGCCATCAGGATTTTCTGGAACGGAATGTATTTCCCCTGCATGCCAGCGGCCATAATGGCTTGTGCATCCAATGTGCTGTTTGGCCCCAGAACAGGAATAACCTTTTCCACCAGTCTCAGGTCTGGTTCTGCGGCAACAAGTGCATCCAGATCATCCAGTACCTTGCGGCAGTAAGGGCAGCGCGGGTCATAAAACTCCACTACATTCAGGGTGCCTTGTGGGTTTCCCAGCACCACATCAGTAGAGCTTCCACCAAAAAGTGGTTTGTTGTGGCGAACCAGATCGAGCGCAGAGGCATTTTTCTGCGCTGCGGCTTGGTTTTGCAGGGAGGCAATCGCATCCGATAGAATGGAGGGGTCGGTTTTCAGGGCGTTGCGCATGATGTTTACAATTTCGGCACGCTGGGCAGGTGTAA contains:
- a CDS encoding DsbA family protein gives rise to the protein MVCIWINLLYGGQQQPNLAVMTARAIPFQFMDKDTMQNLKSFFRLTAGTGALAAALFCADSAPVRAADSSFTPAQRAEIVNIMRNALKTDPSILSDAIASLQNQAAAQKNASALDLVRHNKPLFGGSSTDVVLGNPQGTLNVVEFYDPRCPYCRKVLDDLDALVAAEPDLRLVEKVIPVLGPNSTLDAQAIMAAGMQGKYIPFQKILMADSSAPGMDRIRNAARQAGLDTDKLVKDMKSSAVTTALAKNVALARSINLEGTPTFIIGDQAIIPGAVSLSELKAAVDKLKSNH